A stretch of the Metopolophium dirhodum isolate CAU chromosome 8, ASM1992520v1, whole genome shotgun sequence genome encodes the following:
- the LOC132951231 gene encoding zinc finger MYM-type protein 1-like — protein MTSNLKGAVQKIQSYALNAFHCPCSNHALNLSISRSSSIQAIRNGIGLMKEVVAFFNLSSKRNYVLKTILNGKQRLKSLCETRGVDRHDSVLIFKSSLNYIVEALTKISDWNEQDSSSKAKTLLTAVCSCEFIISLHSLSSLLCVTASASKLLQSVNSDISQAADIITDILSNLENKRKNCNEEFKSLFRDAEIQMTKLDIELKKPRIASKQISRSNYQTTSIENYYKLSIYIPLLDNIITDLKSRFLNEKYHAISTLPLLLPRFIIKSDTEHFTFEDSNIIDALELKTELQLWKSSWIRKKNEGECIDCDAIKCISDCSEIVFPNIKKLLGIMACLPISVASAERSFSTLRRLKTWLRSKMGQDRLCGLALLHIYQEINIPVDEIIERFSRMKNRKLDFVL, from the exons ATGACTTCTAATTTAAAAGGAGCTGTTCAAAAAATCCAGTCCTATGCTTTAAATGCTTTTCACTGTCCTTGTTCAAACCACGCACTCAACTTATCAATTTCAAGATCCTCATCTATTCAAGCAATTAGAAATGGTATTGGGTTAATGAAAGAAGTTgtagctttttttaatttgtcatcTAAAAGAAATTATGTCTTAAAAACAATTCTTAATGGTAAACAGCGACTTAAGAGTTTATGTGAAACCAGAGGGGTAGACCGTCATGAtagtgttttaattttcaaatcttctttaaattatattgtagaagCATTGACTAAAATATCAGATTGGAATGAACAAGATTCATCGTCAAAGGCAAAAACATTACTTACAGCTGTATGCTCATGTGAGTTTATTATATCACTACATTCACtttcatcattattatgtgTAACTGCATCTGCCAGTAAATTACTACAAAGTGTCAATAGTGATATAAGTCAAGCTGCAGATATAATCACtgatattttgtcaaatttagaaaataaaagaaaaaattgtaatgaagAGTTTAAATCATTGTTCAGAGATGCTGAGATTCAAATGACTAAATTggatattgaattaaaaaagcCTCGAATTGCTTCAAAACAAATATCTAGATCTAATTATCAAACCACGTCTattgaaaactattataaactttctatttatatacctttactggataatattataacagacttaaaatcaagatttttaaatgaaaagtaTCATGCCATTTCAACATTGCCTTTACTTTTACCCCGTTTCATTATTAAATCTGACACAGAACATTTTACATTTGAAGATAGCAATATAATTGATGCATTGGAGCTAAAAACTGAATTACAACTTTGGAAATCAAGTtggattagaaaaaaaaatgaag GTGAATGTATTGACTGTGATGCCATTAAATGTATTTCAGATTGTAGTGAAATAGTTTttcctaatattaaaaaactgcTTGGTATAATGGCTTGCTTGCCTATAAGTGTAGCATCTGCTGAACGATCCTTTTCTACTCTAAGACG ACTAAAAACATGGCTACGTTCAAAAATGGGCCAGGATCGCTTATGCGGGCTTGCACTATTGCACATTTATCAAGAGATAAATATACCAGTGGATGAAATTATTGAACGATTTTCTCGTATGAAAAACAGAAAATTAgactttgtattataa
- the LOC132950548 gene encoding uncharacterized protein LOC132950548: MDKRDLADDATTNSSDRKQPLKTTVSMPILGQRTAVNNDESRRERRPLAGKMDEASALPDSGDDDDLPRPALTKSTSCYHVQPSSNSKPS, translated from the coding sequence ATGGATAAACGCGATTTGGCCGACGACGCGACGACGAACTCGTCGGACCGCAAACAACCGCTCAAGACCACCGTCAGCATGCCGATACTCGGGCAGAGGACTGCGGTGAATAACGACGAAAGCCGGCGGGAGAGACGTCCGCTGGCGGGCAAAATGGACGAGGCCTCTGCACTGCCCGACAGCGGAGACGACGACGATCTTCCAAGGCCTGCCCTGACCAAGTCGACGAGCTGCTACCACGTGCAGCCGTCGTCCAACAGCAAACCGTCCTGA
- the LOC132950653 gene encoding troponin C, isoallergen Bla g 6.0101-like, giving the protein MSEPERQPSASEPFRDDDDDDDDDDDDNSQQRPEAEPSKDGEDDIAAAHGPALPAELLAEVQAAFGMFSDGNGRMNVRHVYTALRAVGVDATDEDVITVADEYDPTGRGYITGNQWAASVARRWAEDGARRRRLRAMLAAGDPKFTGQVTVDHVRTVLKEFDPKLLTAVDANEMVATMDYAGLGLVDYDEFMETMVRPAPLDAAMYNS; this is encoded by the coding sequence ATGTCTGAACCCGAACGGCAGCCATCTGCGTCGGAACCGTTCCGcgacgatgacgatgacgatgacgacgacgacgatgacaacTCACAACAACGGCCCGAGGCGGAACCGTCGAAGGACGGCGAGGACGACATCGCCGCCGCCCACGGGCCCGCGTTACCGGCGGAACTGTTGGCCGAGGTGCAGGCCGCCTTCGGCATGTTCAGCGACGGCAACGGCCGGATGAACGTCAGGCACGTGTACACGGCGCTGCGCGCGGTCGGCGTGGACGCGACCGACGAGGACGTCATCACCGTGGCTGACGAATACGACCCGACCGGCCGCGGGTACATCACCGGCAACCAGTGGGCGGCGTCCGTGGCGCGCCGATGGGCCGAAGACGGGGCCCGGCGCCGGCGGCTCCGCGCCATGCTGGCGGCCGGCGATCCGAAGTTCACCGGACAGGTGACGGTCGACCACGTGCGCACCGTGCTCAAAGAGTTCGACCCAAAGTTGCTGACGGCCGTGGACGCGAACGAGATGGTGGCCACCATGGACTATGCCGGCTTGGGACTGGTCGACTACGACGAGTTCATGGAAACCATGGTCCGGCCGGCCCCGCTTGACGCAGCAATGTATAATTCCTAG